From Aristaeella lactis, the proteins below share one genomic window:
- the clpX gene encoding ATP-dependent Clp protease ATP-binding subunit ClpX: MANNYGRQTPRCSFCGKEQRMVNRLVAGPNVYICNECIALCNEILNDEGLFPEDVGPESFGPVKLPSPAEMKKILDEYVIGQERAKRALSVAVYNHYKRVNRKQTRDDVELQKSNILLLGPTGSGKTYLAQTLARILEVPFAIADATSVTEAGYVGDDVETILLRLIQAADWDIEKAQRGIIYIDEIDKIARKGENMSITRDVSGEGVQQALLKILEGTEAAVPPQGGRKHPHQEMVRIDTTNILFICGGAFDGLVPIIENRIGKKTLGFGAEIQSQRDPARTDALKDVQPEDLTKYGLIPEFVGRLPILVTLDALDEDALIRILTEPKNALCKQYEALLDMDGIRLTFEEEAIREIARQAIDRKCGARGLRAIIENAMLDTMFELPGLPDVNECIVTKEAVNGGKPTLISGVGKRTARRAEKKADETDAS, encoded by the coding sequence ATGGCTAACAATTACGGCAGACAGACACCGCGCTGCTCCTTCTGCGGAAAAGAACAGCGGATGGTCAACCGGCTCGTGGCCGGCCCGAATGTCTATATCTGCAATGAGTGCATCGCCCTGTGCAACGAGATCCTGAATGATGAAGGCCTGTTTCCCGAAGATGTCGGCCCTGAATCCTTCGGTCCCGTAAAACTGCCCTCGCCCGCTGAAATGAAGAAGATCCTGGATGAGTATGTGATCGGCCAGGAACGGGCTAAGCGCGCACTGAGCGTGGCAGTATACAATCACTATAAGCGTGTCAACCGGAAACAGACACGGGATGATGTGGAGCTCCAGAAGAGCAACATCCTGCTGCTGGGCCCCACAGGAAGCGGTAAAACCTATCTGGCCCAGACCCTGGCCAGGATCCTGGAGGTTCCCTTCGCCATCGCGGATGCCACCAGCGTCACGGAGGCCGGCTACGTCGGTGATGACGTGGAGACCATCCTGCTCCGGCTGATCCAGGCCGCGGACTGGGATATCGAAAAAGCCCAGCGTGGTATCATCTATATTGATGAAATTGATAAGATCGCCCGCAAGGGAGAGAATATGTCCATCACCAGGGACGTCAGCGGCGAAGGTGTACAGCAGGCGCTGCTGAAGATCCTGGAGGGCACCGAAGCCGCTGTGCCGCCCCAGGGCGGACGGAAGCACCCGCACCAGGAGATGGTCCGCATCGACACGACCAACATCCTGTTCATCTGCGGAGGTGCCTTTGACGGACTGGTTCCGATCATTGAAAACCGTATCGGCAAAAAGACACTGGGCTTTGGCGCGGAAATCCAGAGCCAGCGGGATCCTGCCCGGACGGACGCTCTGAAGGACGTGCAGCCGGAGGACCTGACCAAATACGGTCTTATTCCGGAATTCGTCGGCCGTCTGCCGATCCTGGTTACCCTGGACGCCCTGGATGAGGACGCGCTGATCCGGATCTTGACGGAGCCGAAAAACGCGCTCTGCAAGCAGTATGAAGCGCTGCTGGATATGGACGGCATTCGCCTGACCTTTGAAGAGGAAGCGATCCGGGAGATCGCCAGGCAGGCCATTGACCGCAAGTGCGGCGCCCGCGGCCTGCGTGCCATCATCGAGAACGCGATGCTGGACACCATGTTTGAACTGCCCGGCCTGCCCGATGTGAACGAGTGTATTGTGACCAAAGAAGCGGTGAACGGCGGAAAGCCGACGCTGATCTCCGGTGTGGGAAAACGAACCGCAAGGCGCGCTGAGAAAAAAGCAGACGAAACAGACGCGTCCTGA
- the clpP gene encoding ATP-dependent Clp endopeptidase proteolytic subunit ClpP codes for MPLIPMVIEQTNRGERSYDIYSRLLKDRIVFLGGEITDDTANLVVAQLLFLEMEDPDSDISLYINSPGGSVTAGMAIYDTMKYIRPQVRTVCVGMAASMGAFLLMAGEKGKRLALPNAEVMIHQPLGGAQGQATDVAIRAEWLMKTKKKMTAMMAEMTGQPLKKVQADVERDYFMSAEEALDYHIIDEIYQPRDKQKK; via the coding sequence ATGCCGCTTATTCCGATGGTTATTGAACAGACGAACAGGGGAGAACGCTCCTACGATATTTATTCCCGCCTGCTGAAGGACCGGATTGTGTTCCTCGGAGGAGAGATCACCGATGACACAGCCAACCTGGTGGTAGCGCAGCTGCTGTTCCTCGAAATGGAAGACCCGGACAGCGATATCAGCCTGTATATCAACAGCCCCGGCGGCTCTGTGACAGCCGGCATGGCTATCTATGACACCATGAAGTATATCCGGCCCCAGGTCCGCACAGTGTGCGTGGGCATGGCAGCCAGCATGGGCGCTTTCCTGCTGATGGCCGGTGAAAAGGGCAAGCGGCTGGCGCTGCCCAATGCCGAGGTGATGATTCACCAGCCCCTGGGAGGTGCCCAGGGCCAGGCTACTGACGTGGCTATCCGCGCTGAGTGGCTGATGAAGACCAAGAAAAAGATGACCGCCATGATGGCCGAAATGACCGGCCAGCCCCTGAAGAAGGTGCAGGCGGATGTGGAACGCGACTATTTCATGAGCGCTGAGGAAGCGCTGGATTATCATATTATTGATGAGATCTATCAGCCGCGGGACAAACAGAAAAAGTGA
- the tig gene encoding trigger factor — MSHTYEKLSGNKAKLTFTIPAEQFDEAMTKAFLKLRKRINVPGFRKGKAPRKMIETLYGESVFYDDAFEIIFPDAYRAAVEEYDLKPVDQPQIDLDEIGAGQDLKFHLEVYVRPDVTLGDYKGLTVEAELQKLTDEMVDARIEEDRKKASRTIDVEDRPVQEGDTVNLDYAGSVDGVAFAGGTAKGQTLTIGSHQFIPGFEEQMVGMQLGEEKDLNVKFPDEYHAEELKGKDAVFHVKVNGIQMTEVPELDDDFAADISDFNTFKEYKEGIVKELTDRIAKNNEIATENALVEKAAENAQIDIPEAMIDDQATYMVREMAMRMSYQGLRMEDYLKYTGQTVDGLKQMYKPEAEKRVRIELVIEAIRNAEKLEPTEEDIEKAIAEQAEQVGQEVETFKKNLTDEQKNYLKDNAAIRLVLDLLKKDAKVEEKKAEEPAEKKPAKKPAAKKTTKKAETAEAPAEEKPAKKTTKKAAAAEAPAEEKPAKKPAAKKTAKKTEAE, encoded by the coding sequence ATGAGCCATACCTACGAGAAGCTGTCCGGAAACAAAGCTAAACTGACCTTTACCATCCCTGCGGAACAGTTTGACGAAGCAATGACGAAGGCTTTTCTGAAGCTGCGCAAGCGCATCAACGTTCCGGGTTTCCGGAAGGGCAAGGCTCCGAGAAAAATGATCGAGACCCTTTACGGTGAGAGCGTTTTCTATGATGACGCTTTTGAGATCATCTTCCCGGACGCGTACCGTGCGGCTGTTGAGGAATATGACCTGAAGCCCGTTGATCAGCCCCAGATTGACCTGGATGAGATCGGCGCCGGACAGGACCTGAAGTTCCATCTGGAAGTGTACGTCCGTCCCGATGTGACCCTGGGCGACTACAAGGGACTGACCGTTGAGGCCGAACTGCAGAAGCTGACGGACGAGATGGTGGATGCCCGCATTGAGGAAGACCGGAAAAAGGCCAGCCGTACCATTGATGTCGAAGACCGTCCTGTACAGGAAGGTGACACCGTGAACCTGGACTACGCCGGTTCTGTGGACGGCGTTGCGTTCGCCGGCGGCACCGCCAAGGGCCAGACCCTGACCATCGGCAGCCATCAGTTCATCCCCGGATTCGAAGAACAGATGGTCGGCATGCAGCTGGGTGAGGAGAAAGACCTGAACGTCAAGTTCCCCGATGAGTACCACGCTGAAGAGCTGAAGGGCAAGGACGCCGTGTTCCACGTGAAGGTGAACGGCATCCAGATGACCGAGGTTCCCGAACTGGATGACGATTTTGCCGCCGACATCAGCGACTTCAACACCTTCAAAGAATATAAGGAAGGCATCGTGAAGGAACTGACCGACCGGATCGCGAAGAACAACGAGATCGCCACCGAGAACGCGCTGGTTGAGAAGGCCGCCGAGAATGCCCAGATCGACATTCCCGAAGCCATGATCGATGACCAGGCGACCTACATGGTCCGTGAGATGGCCATGCGGATGAGCTACCAGGGCCTGCGGATGGAAGATTACCTGAAGTACACCGGCCAGACCGTGGACGGCCTGAAGCAGATGTACAAGCCCGAAGCTGAAAAGCGGGTCAGGATCGAACTGGTGATCGAAGCGATCCGCAACGCCGAGAAGCTGGAGCCCACCGAAGAGGACATCGAAAAGGCGATCGCCGAGCAGGCTGAACAGGTTGGCCAGGAAGTGGAAACCTTCAAGAAGAACCTGACCGATGAACAGAAGAACTACCTGAAGGATAACGCCGCCATTCGCCTGGTGCTGGACCTGCTGAAGAAGGACGCCAAGGTGGAGGAAAAGAAGGCTGAGGAACCGGCTGAAAAGAAGCCCGCCAAGAAGCCCGCCGCGAAGAAGACCACCAAGAAGGCCGAAACCGCTGAGGCTCCCGCTGAAGAGAAGCCCGCGAAGAAGACCACCAAGAAGGCTGCGGCTGCCGAAGCTCCCGCTGAAGAAAAGCCCGCAAAGAAACCCGCCGCCAAGAAGACGGCCAAGAAAACTGAAGCTGAATAA
- a CDS encoding phosphodiester glycosidase family protein, translating into MIKRTLGLLLALVLLWGGLCAEAEEKGEFPALNDAGFLDSGEFVWEDEENGVWRYASETLRIEIFRREQTKPARVWYEAEIFCAEGSEGPRMVANDPENWKSSTGYPHKIARKNGTVLAVSSDFGMWRLRKKIRNPGILIRNGKVWSDKTRKKNAKGFPNLDCLAIWPDGDMKVFYSDEKKAEEYLADGAVDVLAFGPILIRDGKLNEDALNKYGTSHAERTAVGMVEKGHYFFMMLEGRIKRSKGDGIRFLAEKLLDKGCTVGFNLDGGDTSCIVFMGHQLCKMQNGKKNKPSRATSDILGVGHSDLLPTVSDPW; encoded by the coding sequence ATGATAAAGAGAACACTTGGACTGCTGCTGGCACTGGTGCTCCTGTGGGGCGGACTGTGCGCGGAAGCCGAAGAAAAAGGAGAATTTCCGGCATTGAATGATGCCGGTTTTCTGGACTCCGGGGAGTTTGTCTGGGAAGACGAGGAGAACGGCGTCTGGCGGTACGCCAGCGAGACGCTGCGCATTGAGATCTTCCGCCGGGAACAGACGAAACCCGCCAGGGTCTGGTATGAGGCGGAGATCTTCTGCGCGGAAGGCTCCGAAGGCCCCCGGATGGTTGCCAATGATCCGGAAAACTGGAAATCCTCCACGGGTTATCCGCACAAGATCGCCCGGAAGAACGGAACAGTGCTGGCGGTCTCCAGTGACTTCGGTATGTGGCGGCTGAGAAAGAAGATCCGGAACCCGGGGATTCTGATCCGGAACGGCAAGGTCTGGTCTGACAAGACGAGGAAAAAGAACGCCAAGGGATTCCCGAACCTGGACTGCCTGGCCATCTGGCCGGACGGGGATATGAAAGTCTTCTACAGTGATGAGAAGAAGGCGGAGGAGTACCTGGCGGACGGTGCCGTGGACGTCCTGGCCTTCGGACCGATCCTGATCCGGGACGGAAAGCTGAATGAGGACGCGCTGAACAAATACGGAACCAGCCATGCGGAACGCACCGCGGTGGGCATGGTGGAGAAGGGCCATTACTTCTTCATGATGCTCGAAGGCCGGATCAAACGGAGCAAAGGCGACGGGATCCGGTTCCTGGCGGAGAAACTGCTGGATAAAGGATGCACGGTGGGGTTCAACCTGGACGGCGGGGATACTTCCTGCATTGTCTTCATGGGCCATCAGCTGTGTAAAATGCAGAACGGCAAGAAGAACAAACCCTCCCGCGCCACCAGTGATATCCTCGGCGTAGGGCACTCTGATCTGCTGCCAACCGTCTCCGATCCGTGGTAA
- a CDS encoding phosphoribosylaminoimidazolesuccinocarboxamide synthase codes for MPEIGMILREGKGKKVYATDDPDKAIVYFKDEAMAFHGLKRGRILGKGEVNNSVCEHLFHLLEENGIESHYLEHIDARHCLVKRCEMIPLSVKIRNRSAGQLAERTGIPVGTKLDPPVVEFELRNTGNDPDPLVNNSHIYAMKLATPEEMEEINRVSLRINEILTAYLKDINIELIDFKLEFGRYHGRIIVADEITPDTARFWDAGTHEPLDIDRFRRDMDNVAEAYQEVLHRMMGVS; via the coding sequence ATGCCGGAAATCGGGATGATTCTGCGGGAAGGCAAAGGCAAGAAAGTCTATGCCACGGATGACCCGGATAAGGCGATCGTCTATTTTAAAGATGAGGCGATGGCGTTTCACGGCCTGAAGCGGGGAAGGATCCTCGGCAAGGGCGAGGTTAACAATTCGGTGTGTGAACACCTTTTTCATCTCCTGGAGGAGAACGGGATCGAAAGCCACTACCTGGAGCACATTGACGCGCGTCACTGCCTGGTGAAACGCTGTGAGATGATTCCGCTTTCGGTGAAGATCCGCAACCGCTCAGCCGGACAGCTGGCGGAACGCACCGGGATTCCGGTGGGCACGAAGCTGGACCCCCCGGTGGTAGAGTTTGAACTGCGCAACACGGGAAATGATCCGGATCCGCTGGTCAATAATTCCCATATCTACGCGATGAAACTGGCCACCCCGGAAGAAATGGAAGAGATCAACCGGGTCAGCCTGAGGATCAACGAGATCCTGACGGCCTACCTGAAGGATATCAACATCGAGCTGATCGACTTTAAACTGGAGTTCGGACGCTATCACGGACGCATTATCGTCGCGGACGAGATTACTCCGGATACGGCCCGGTTCTGGGACGCCGGAACGCATGAGCCGCTGGATATCGACCGGTTCAGGAGAGACATGGACAATGTGGCGGAAGCCTACCAGGAAGTGCTTCACCGCATGATGGGTGTGAGCTGA
- a CDS encoding BMP family ABC transporter substrate-binding protein encodes MDHYSKARREGLRIYQAAIQNNTDPYLPVLEERVPNLSALSRFSLGIMTIPLDRVVGSVSRGRSYAFTEGFMPILEGGSEFAAKWDHLCESVEAEGVNQPITVLEYMGYYYVIEGNKRTSVMKYLDSRDIEADVTRVYPPQSDDPEVVSYYEYCDFCKQTGLYAIFFSRPGSYEKLLSLPGIRAGEKWTEDEILSLRKLYHYFAESYLTLTRGKTVMPCGDAFLTYLIAFGYLDVKDDDLGKTAERVRLMAKEFEEREGRVTLVMEKVEPPVPLISALFHPSKVKAAFLFNRSIQDSAWNYWHNLGRLEAEEKLGDKLETTTCIVPSRADFTEEIDKLIADGYTAIFATSPVMLNSAVEPALKHPEVRFMCCAQLSNYTNIRTYYIRFYEAKFLLGLAAGILSDNGKIGYIADFPIYGAPAAANAFALGARMVNPNAKIYMNWFSASWFDPDLPFEDPEIKVICNRDITAPNRDARDYGLYVREGDDILHMATLVPRWGLFYRMMTERLLNGTLKPADSKDSVANYWWGLGSNILDVAFSSRFDPYAARIVHHFREQLREGSFSPFEGELRDQAGTLRCDADRRLTPAEILCMDYLADNIIGTIPEIDDLIETARPLVKLQGLHGELTPQLSAFSWNRK; translated from the coding sequence GTGGATCATTACAGCAAAGCCCGCCGCGAGGGTCTCCGCATCTATCAGGCGGCTATACAGAACAATACCGATCCCTATCTTCCGGTACTGGAGGAACGGGTTCCCAATCTTTCAGCGCTCAGCCGGTTCTCCCTCGGCATCATGACCATCCCGCTGGACCGGGTTGTCGGTTCCGTGTCGCGGGGCCGCAGCTACGCCTTCACCGAGGGCTTTATGCCGATCCTTGAAGGCGGCAGCGAGTTTGCCGCCAAGTGGGACCACCTGTGTGAAAGCGTGGAAGCTGAAGGCGTCAACCAGCCGATCACCGTGCTGGAATACATGGGATACTACTATGTCATCGAAGGCAACAAGCGCACCTCTGTCATGAAATACCTGGACTCCCGGGATATCGAGGCGGATGTCACCCGTGTTTATCCGCCCCAGAGTGATGATCCGGAAGTTGTTTCCTATTATGAATACTGTGATTTCTGCAAGCAGACCGGATTGTACGCCATCTTCTTCTCCAGGCCGGGTTCCTATGAGAAGCTGCTGTCCCTGCCCGGTATCCGCGCCGGGGAAAAATGGACAGAGGATGAGATTCTGTCCCTGCGGAAGCTGTATCACTATTTTGCCGAAAGCTACCTGACCCTGACCCGTGGCAAGACGGTCATGCCCTGCGGCGATGCTTTCCTGACCTACCTGATCGCCTTCGGTTACCTGGACGTGAAGGATGATGACCTGGGGAAGACCGCGGAGCGCGTCCGCCTGATGGCGAAGGAATTTGAGGAACGCGAAGGCCGCGTCACCCTGGTCATGGAAAAGGTGGAGCCCCCGGTTCCCCTGATCTCCGCCCTGTTCCATCCGTCAAAGGTCAAGGCTGCTTTCCTCTTCAACCGGTCCATCCAGGATTCCGCCTGGAACTACTGGCATAACCTGGGCCGCCTCGAAGCGGAGGAAAAACTGGGCGACAAGCTGGAAACCACCACCTGCATCGTGCCTTCCCGGGCGGACTTTACCGAGGAGATTGACAAGCTCATTGCCGATGGCTACACCGCCATCTTTGCCACCTCCCCTGTCATGCTCAACAGCGCTGTGGAACCGGCCCTCAAGCACCCGGAAGTCCGCTTCATGTGCTGCGCCCAGCTGTCCAACTATACCAACATCCGTACTTACTATATCCGGTTCTATGAGGCCAAATTCCTGCTGGGTCTCGCCGCCGGCATCCTGTCTGACAACGGCAAGATCGGCTATATCGCGGACTTCCCGATATACGGTGCCCCCGCGGCTGCCAACGCGTTTGCCCTGGGCGCCCGGATGGTAAATCCCAACGCGAAGATCTATATGAACTGGTTCTCCGCTTCCTGGTTTGACCCGGACCTTCCCTTTGAGGATCCGGAGATCAAAGTGATCTGCAACCGGGATATCACCGCACCGAACCGGGATGCCCGGGACTACGGCCTGTATGTCCGCGAAGGCGATGACATTCTCCACATGGCCACCCTCGTTCCCCGCTGGGGCCTTTTCTACCGCATGATGACCGAGCGGCTCCTGAACGGCACCCTCAAACCCGCTGACAGCAAGGACAGCGTTGCCAACTACTGGTGGGGACTGGGATCCAACATCCTCGACGTGGCTTTCTCCTCCCGCTTCGATCCCTATGCTGCCCGGATCGTTCATCACTTCCGTGAGCAGCTTCGGGAAGGTTCTTTCTCTCCCTTTGAAGGCGAACTGCGGGACCAGGCCGGCACGCTCCGTTGCGACGCGGACCGTCGTCTCACACCTGCCGAGATCCTGTGTATGGATTATCTGGCGGATAACATCATCGGTACCATTCCGGAAATCGATGACCTCATCGAGACTGCCCGCCCGCTGGTCAAGCTCCAGGGTCTTCACGGTGAACTGACACCCCAGCTTTCAGCTTTCAGCTGGAACAGAAAGTGA
- a CDS encoding metallophosphoesterase family protein, translating into MRILAIADEPSPRLWGELCRDALRDVDIILSAGDLPAKYLSFLTCFTDAPIIYVYGNHDDRYEKEPPEGCLCAEGTVVQIKGVRIFGLGGSVRYRPDGTHMYTEKEMSSRIASYRRMLRNTGGFDILLTHSPIRGFGDQEDMAHRGFQCFGPLLDTWRPAVMVHGHVHQAYTGSHFVRERNWNGIPVINASMAYEFDLPETPNKKEPNRRGVRFMEKASRF; encoded by the coding sequence ATGCGGATTCTGGCTATTGCGGACGAGCCCTCTCCCCGGCTCTGGGGAGAGCTCTGCCGGGATGCACTCCGGGACGTGGATATCATCCTCTCCGCAGGGGACCTGCCGGCAAAGTATCTGTCCTTCCTGACCTGTTTTACCGACGCGCCGATCATCTATGTGTACGGTAATCATGATGACCGTTATGAGAAGGAACCCCCGGAAGGCTGCCTGTGTGCGGAAGGCACGGTAGTCCAGATCAAAGGCGTCCGGATTTTCGGCCTCGGCGGATCTGTCCGCTACCGGCCGGACGGGACCCATATGTATACCGAAAAGGAAATGTCCTCCCGCATCGCTTCGTACCGGCGGATGCTGCGGAACACCGGCGGTTTTGATATCCTGCTCACCCACTCGCCGATCCGCGGCTTCGGGGACCAGGAGGATATGGCGCACCGGGGCTTCCAGTGTTTCGGTCCCCTGCTGGATACCTGGCGCCCCGCCGTGATGGTTCACGGACATGTTCACCAGGCCTATACCGGTTCCCATTTCGTCCGGGAAAGAAACTGGAACGGTATTCCCGTCATCAACGCCAGCATGGCCTATGAGTTCGACCTGCCGGAAACGCCAAATAAAAAAGAACCGAACCGCCGCGGCGTCCGGTTCATGGAAAAAGCCAGCCGTTTCTGA
- a CDS encoding PHP domain-containing protein, producing the protein MPFLYETHMHTCQGSACGKVTGKEQARVYKEAGFTGIIITDHFFGGNTAVNRELPWEERVDLFWKGYEDAKEEGDRIGLDVFFGLEQNIHFDEYLIYGLTKEYMKAHPEMEHWTRHEQLEEVHKAGGCVVQAHPFRMRNYMDRIRLGLKYCDGIEVANAGNDPLDDARAWLYGKEFNLVMSAGSDNHKGADWPLYGVSLDHRLTDIKDYAKVILSGKQPELLIPEGRLIMPADPVIDERHKAYMLDDDEQDVPTTKEWTE; encoded by the coding sequence ATGCCATTTTTATATGAAACCCATATGCATACCTGCCAGGGAAGCGCCTGCGGAAAGGTGACGGGCAAAGAACAGGCCCGGGTTTATAAGGAAGCCGGTTTTACCGGGATCATCATTACGGACCATTTTTTCGGCGGAAACACCGCTGTGAACCGGGAACTGCCCTGGGAAGAACGGGTGGATCTGTTCTGGAAGGGATATGAAGACGCGAAGGAAGAGGGAGACCGGATCGGCCTGGATGTCTTCTTCGGCCTGGAGCAGAATATCCATTTTGATGAATACCTGATCTACGGTCTGACAAAAGAGTATATGAAAGCCCATCCGGAGATGGAACACTGGACCCGGCACGAGCAGCTGGAGGAAGTGCACAAGGCCGGGGGCTGCGTGGTACAGGCCCATCCGTTCCGGATGCGGAACTATATGGACCGGATCCGCCTGGGACTGAAGTACTGTGACGGTATCGAGGTGGCCAACGCGGGAAACGATCCCCTGGACGACGCCAGGGCCTGGCTTTACGGAAAGGAATTCAACCTGGTCATGTCCGCCGGATCGGATAACCACAAAGGTGCCGATTGGCCGCTTTACGGCGTATCGCTGGACCACAGGCTGACGGATATCAAAGACTACGCCAAAGTGATCCTGTCCGGAAAACAGCCGGAGCTGCTGATCCCGGAAGGACGCCTGATCATGCCGGCTGATCCCGTGATCGATGAACGGCATAAAGCCTACATGCTGGATGATGATGAGCAGGACGTTCCGACAACGAAGGAATGGACGGAGTGA
- a CDS encoding YfbK domain-containing protein, giving the protein MKRIIAIILAALMVFAAAASAMGEENKIWKKGDQGEKVTWIQTRLKELEYLEKEPDGIFDEETEMALMAFQWDQGLLKSGMADSITMKVLETATETKTEAHSCYDLDYWEEAVCYEAEYAPSATASMAMPSATSNKADSWKWNTEEYTTFESNRFLSVLTSPLSTFAADVDTSSYALLRRKILSGERIPANSIRIEEMLNYFSYDYAKPQNGEPFGVTTEIAPCPWNAKTRLMLIGLQAEEVKKDERPGHNLVFLIDTSGSMFGSDRLDLVKRAFMLLLEELDPEDTVSIVTYASNDRVVLEGTPAADKTRIMEAISELEARGSTNGSAGILRAYEIAAKYYREGGVNRILLATDGDLNVGVTSEGELTRLVTEKRESGISLTCLGFGMGNYKDNKMEALADYGNGNCRYIDTIYEARKALVEEGGGTFITVAKDVKIQVDFNPAKVKGYRLIGYEDRVMAAEDFANDEKDGGEIGSGHRMTALYEIIPADSDFEFGEAESRYQNAQVSDAAEKTDWLTVSIRAKEPEGTVSKLYEYPVTDEAVKENMSENLRFAAAVAEAGMLLRESEWKGTATYTQALELVRGCESVSGDAYKEEFVYLLTLLERSH; this is encoded by the coding sequence ATGAAGCGGATCATCGCGATTATTCTGGCGGCACTGATGGTGTTTGCCGCCGCGGCTTCGGCCATGGGAGAAGAAAACAAGATCTGGAAGAAAGGCGACCAGGGAGAAAAGGTCACCTGGATCCAGACCCGGCTGAAGGAACTGGAATACCTGGAAAAAGAACCTGACGGCATTTTTGATGAAGAAACGGAAATGGCCCTGATGGCGTTCCAGTGGGACCAGGGACTGCTGAAAAGCGGCATGGCGGACAGCATTACGATGAAGGTACTGGAAACCGCCACGGAAACCAAAACGGAGGCACACAGTTGTTATGATTTGGATTATTGGGAGGAAGCTGTGTGCTATGAAGCGGAATATGCCCCGTCGGCCACTGCTTCCATGGCGATGCCGTCAGCCACTTCCAACAAGGCTGACAGCTGGAAATGGAACACGGAGGAGTACACCACCTTTGAGAGCAACCGCTTCCTGAGCGTTTTGACTTCGCCCCTGTCCACCTTCGCGGCGGACGTGGATACCTCTTCCTACGCCCTGCTGAGGCGGAAGATCCTGAGCGGGGAACGGATTCCCGCGAACAGTATCCGCATTGAGGAAATGCTGAACTACTTCAGCTATGACTACGCGAAGCCGCAGAACGGCGAACCCTTTGGCGTGACCACGGAAATCGCTCCCTGCCCCTGGAACGCAAAGACCAGGCTGATGCTGATCGGCCTGCAGGCGGAGGAAGTGAAAAAGGATGAACGTCCCGGACATAACCTGGTTTTCCTGATCGATACATCCGGAAGTATGTTTGGCAGCGACCGGCTGGACCTGGTGAAGCGGGCGTTCATGCTCCTGCTGGAGGAACTGGATCCGGAAGACACCGTATCCATTGTCACTTACGCAAGCAACGACCGTGTTGTACTGGAGGGCACTCCGGCAGCCGACAAGACCCGGATCATGGAGGCTATTTCCGAACTGGAAGCGCGCGGCAGCACCAACGGCAGTGCCGGAATTCTCCGGGCGTATGAGATCGCCGCGAAGTATTACCGGGAAGGAGGCGTGAACCGGATCCTGCTGGCGACAGACGGCGACCTGAACGTTGGCGTGACCAGCGAAGGCGAACTGACCAGGCTTGTGACGGAAAAGAGGGAAAGCGGCATCAGCCTGACCTGCCTGGGATTCGGCATGGGCAACTACAAGGATAACAAGATGGAAGCCCTGGCGGATTACGGCAACGGCAACTGCCGGTATATCGACACCATCTATGAAGCCCGCAAGGCCCTGGTGGAAGAAGGCGGCGGCACGTTTATCACCGTGGCCAAGGACGTTAAGATCCAGGTGGACTTCAATCCTGCCAAGGTGAAGGGCTACCGGCTGATCGGCTACGAAGACAGGGTGATGGCCGCGGAAGATTTCGCCAATGACGAGAAGGACGGCGGAGAGATCGGCAGCGGTCACCGCATGACGGCCCTGTATGAGATCATTCCGGCAGATTCCGATTTCGAATTCGGTGAGGCGGAAAGCCGCTACCAGAATGCCCAGGTGTCCGACGCGGCGGAAAAGACCGACTGGCTGACAGTCTCCATCCGCGCCAAGGAGCCGGAAGGAACGGTAAGCAAACTGTATGAATATCCTGTGACGGATGAAGCCGTGAAGGAAAACATGAGCGAGAACCTGCGGTTTGCCGCGGCGGTTGCGGAAGCCGGTATGCTCCTTCGGGAAAGCGAGTGGAAGGGCACTGCGACCTATACCCAGGCACTGGAACTGGTCCGGGGCTGCGAAAGCGTTTCCGGAGACGCATATAAGGAAGAGTTTGTGTACCTGCTGACGCTGCTGGAACGGAGTCATTAA